TTTGCGCCCTCCGGGGCAGGCTGCAAGGCGTCCGCGACGAAGGCCCAAACGAGCGCTAGCATCCCTCCCAGTACGAGGGCGAGCGCCAGGATCAGGGCCGTTTTCGGCGCGACGGGATCAAACATGGGGTAGGCAGGGGCCAGGACCTGCGCCAGGCTCCGCTGCACGGAAGCCGCTTCGATCCGGAGGTCGTTGCGTTTTTGGGCCAGGGCGATGTACTCGCTGCGGGCCAGGTCCAGCTGCTCCTGAACCTGCTGGGCGCGTACCTGCGCCTCCGCGACGCGCGCCTTCAGGTCCGCGATGCGGGCCTCCAGCTCCTCGAGCCGTTCCTGGAGCGCCGCCTCACGTGCCGTGAGGCGAGCCTCCTCCGTCCGGGCGTCTACCAGCGTCTGCTGCAACCGGACGTACACCGGGTTGAGTTCCTGGTCCACCAGCCGCAGCTCGGCCGCTTCCTGAACCCCCCGCTGCCCTAGGAGCGTGGTCGCGAGGGGGTCCGCGAAGACGCTGCGCTCCAGGGAGAGCCGTTCAGGCTCGCCCTCCAACTGGGCTTGCACGGCCTGGATCCGCGCGCGTATGGCGGCGAGGTTCTGGCGCAGTTGCGCCAGCTCACCCTCGAGCCGTACCCGTTCGTTCGTGAAGGCGCTCAACGCCGCCTGGTCCTGCTCGAGGGTCGAGGTCCGCTGGAAGGCTTCCCACGCCTGCTGGGCCTTCCGGTACCGGGCCTCGCTCTCGCTCAATCGTTCCTCAAGGACCTCGAGGACGGCGCGCGTGCGTTCCACGGGCACCGCGTTCACCCGCCTAAGCGTGGCGTCTACCCAGAGGTTCGCGATCTCTGCGGCTAGACGCGGGTCCCCTTCCCTGGCCCGGTGCTCCACGATCAGCCCGGCTTGCGCGTTCTTGGGCGAGAGGTCCTTGAGCTTCAGGCTGTCCGCGAGGGACTCCAGAAGCTCGCCGTCCTCCCGGTCACGCCACGCTTCCGGCATCGAATCCTGCTGCCGGAGCCCCGCGAGCACCTCGCGCAACACCGGTTCCGAGTACGCGATAGAGCGGTACCCTGAAAACCCGATGAACGGCTGGTCCTCAACCTGGATCTTTTCCTCGAGGCGCGCCTGTACCTGCAGTGGGCTTATGCTCACGGTTGCTGCCGCCTCATATGCGGGCTTGGCCCAGAGGATCAGGTAGGCGGCCGCGGCAGCCACCGCGAGGGCCGGCACGGCCACCAACAATCTCCAACGCCGTTTCAATACCTCCACCAAATCCCGCAGCGTGATCTCGTCTGGATAGGACGTAGCCTCCGGCATAAGGCAATTGTAGCAAGCGCGGGCGGGCACGGCGTTCACGCGCGTCCCAGCCGCTGGGGTATAACCGAAGCATGCGCCTGCTCGTTACGGGATCCACAGGACGGATGGGTCGCACGCTCTTGCCGCTACTGCCCACGGAGTGGGAGGTCATCGCGCCGCGGCGGCCGGCGGTGGACCTGACGCGTCCCGAGACCCTGGACGCCCTTTTCGCAGCGCACCAGCCGGAGGTGGTGCTGCACCTCGCGGCGTACACGGACGTGGCGCGGGCCGAGCGGGAGCGGGAGGTGTGCTGGCGGGTGAACGTGGAGGGCACGCGCGCGCTCGCCCGCAGGGCCCCAGGGTGGTTCGTGCACCTCTCCACGGATTACGTGTTTGACGGGGAGCGCGGCATGTACCGCGAGGAGGACCTGCCGAACCCTAAGAACTTCTACGCCCTCAGCAAGACCGTGGGGGAGGAGGCCGCGCGCCAGGCCCCCCGTCCCTTGATCGTGCGGACCAGCTTCAAGACCGCCCCGTGGCCGTACCCGCGGGCCTTCGTGGATCAGTTCACCTCGGCGGATTACGTGGACGTGATCGCGCGGGAGCTCCTCGTGCTGCTCCGGAACCTCGAGCGCCTCCCTCGGGCGGTGGAGGTGCTGCACATCGCGACCGAGCGCAAGTCCGTCTACGACCTCGCGCGGCGGCGCACCCCGAGCGTGCAGCCCATGCAGCGCGCGGAGGCGCCGGTCTACATCCCGCCGGACGTTTCGCTGGACACCACGCGCTGGCAGCAGCTCAAGGCCGGGTGGGGCAGTTAAGGCCTCCTTGTCGCGTCAAGCCGGGTTAGCGGAGCACCTCTCCCGGCTTGACCCGTAGCGCCCGCCGCAAGGGGAGGAGCGACGCGAGCAGCACGGTACCAAACGCGAGCGCTGAGACCCAGGCGAAGTCCAGGGCGCGGATCTCGACGGGCAGCCGGGTGATGAAGTACAGCTCGCCGGGGATCTCGAGGGGCCGGAGGCGGAAGTAGTGCGAAAGCCCCAGGCCGAGGAGGTCCCCCAAAACCACTCCCAGCCCGCCGAGGAGGACCCCCTCCAGGGCGAAGACCGCCGCGACCTGCGCGGCGCTCGCGCCCAGGACGCGCAGGATCGCGATGTCCGCGGTCTTCTCCACCACCACGAGGACCAGGACGTTCGCGATGCCCAAGGCGGCCACCACCACGATCAGGAAGACCACGATCCCGATCACGCGCTTTTGCAGGGCGAGCTGCTCGATCAGGGTGCGGTTCGCGTCCTGCCAGGTCTGGGCCCAGAACACGCCGCTTTGCGTCAAGGCTCGAGCCACCGCCCGCGCGCGCTCGGGGTCCTCCAGGCGCAGGTGGTACCCGCCGATCGCGCCGGGCAACTCCAACAGGGTTCGCACGTCCTCCAGGGTGGTGAAGGCGAAGCTCGAGTCGATCAGGTAGTTCCCGGTGGTGAAGGTGCCCGCCACGACGAGCTCGTGCCGGCGCTGGTTCACCGAGACCGCGAAGAGCCGGTCCCCCGGCAGGGCCCCGAGCGCCTCGGCGAGCGCCGCGCCGAGCACGACCCGGCCGGGCTCGAGGGCCTCGAGGCCGAGCCCGGGGTAGACGGCGGGCGCGTCCTCACCGACGCCGAGGAGGGTGGCGAAGTCCGCGCCTGCGTTGCGTCCGGCTTGGGCGCGGCGGGTGAGGAGGACCTTGGCGGGCAGGAAGGGGGTTTGGGCTTGGATCTCCGGGTGGTGGGGCGGGGGGGCGTCTTGGGGGTCGAAGGCGAAGAGGGTGATGTGGGGGATGGCGCGGAGGGTGGCGTGGAGCAAGGCGCTGGTGAAGCCGTTCGTGAGGGAGAGGGCGGTGGTGAGGACCATCACGCCCGCGGCCACCCCGAGCACGGTGATGAGGCTCTGGGTGCGGCGGTAGGTGAGGTGTTTGCGCGCGAGGAAGAGGACGAGGCGCACGCGTTTAGTTTATCGCCCGTACCGCACGATGGTGAGTTTGACGCGGCGCACGCCCCACTTGAGGGCCAGGGCACGGTCCGGCATCCAGATGTCGATCTGCTGGCGTTTGCGCCGGTTCATGGTGTCCTCGACGACGAAGAGGATGCCTTCGAGCATGGGGTTGTACTTGCCTTTTTCGGCCCCGTCCTCCCAGCGGCCCAGGTCCTCGAGCTTGACGAGGGAGCCGTAGGGGAGGTCGGTCTGGAGGAGGTCGCGGCTCACGGCGATGATGCCGTAGCGCGTGCGGGCGCCGGTGGC
This region of Marinithermus hydrothermalis DSM 14884 genomic DNA includes:
- a CDS encoding 3D domain-containing protein encodes the protein MIHTAHPILRRFAILLGLSLLILPAKAEGPKVLILKATAYTSSVRETDATPFITATGARTRYGIIAVSRDLLQTDLPYGSLVKLEDLGRWEDGAEKGKYNPMLEGILFVVEDTMNRRKRQQIDIWMPDRALALKWGVRRVKLTIVRYGR
- a CDS encoding Wzz/FepE/Etk N-terminal domain-containing protein, with product MPEATSYPDEITLRDLVEVLKRRWRLLVAVPALAVAAAAAYLILWAKPAYEAAATVSISPLQVQARLEEKIQVEDQPFIGFSGYRSIAYSEPVLREVLAGLRQQDSMPEAWRDREDGELLESLADSLKLKDLSPKNAQAGLIVEHRAREGDPRLAAEIANLWVDATLRRVNAVPVERTRAVLEVLEERLSESEARYRKAQQAWEAFQRTSTLEQDQAALSAFTNERVRLEGELAQLRQNLAAIRARIQAVQAQLEGEPERLSLERSVFADPLATTLLGQRGVQEAAELRLVDQELNPVYVRLQQTLVDARTEEARLTAREAALQERLEELEARIADLKARVAEAQVRAQQVQEQLDLARSEYIALAQKRNDLRIEAASVQRSLAQVLAPAYPMFDPVAPKTALILALALVLGGMLALVWAFVADALQPAPEGANASHTMKA
- a CDS encoding SDR family oxidoreductase — protein: MRLLVTGSTGRMGRTLLPLLPTEWEVIAPRRPAVDLTRPETLDALFAAHQPEVVLHLAAYTDVARAEREREVCWRVNVEGTRALARRAPGWFVHLSTDYVFDGERGMYREEDLPNPKNFYALSKTVGEEAARQAPRPLIVRTSFKTAPWPYPRAFVDQFTSADYVDVIARELLVLLRNLERLPRAVEVLHIATERKSVYDLARRRTPSVQPMQRAEAPVYIPPDVSLDTTRWQQLKAGWGS
- a CDS encoding FtsX-like permease family protein is translated as MRLVLFLARKHLTYRRTQSLITVLGVAAGVMVLTTALSLTNGFTSALLHATLRAIPHITLFAFDPQDAPPPHHPEIQAQTPFLPAKVLLTRRAQAGRNAGADFATLLGVGEDAPAVYPGLGLEALEPGRVVLGAALAEALGALPGDRLFAVSVNQRRHELVVAGTFTTGNYLIDSSFAFTTLEDVRTLLELPGAIGGYHLRLEDPERARAVARALTQSGVFWAQTWQDANRTLIEQLALQKRVIGIVVFLIVVVAALGIANVLVLVVVEKTADIAILRVLGASAAQVAAVFALEGVLLGGLGVVLGDLLGLGLSHYFRLRPLEIPGELYFITRLPVEIRALDFAWVSALAFGTVLLASLLPLRRALRVKPGEVLR